One window of Candidatus Hydrothermales bacterium genomic DNA carries:
- the amrB gene encoding AmmeMemoRadiSam system protein B gives MKVREPAVSGSFYPSKKKELENLIKKLFDSADEIDIKIISAVSPHAGYIYSGRTASYVYKNLKNNFKRVILIGNSHNYAFNFACLDESEAWLTPLGEIKKDVEFERRLLKHKIFEFNSHYHEIEHSLEVQVPFLQYKLEDMLKIVPILLGTFRKDILERVAKAIKEEKDDETLIIASSDFYHGYSYEECVRVNKRSKEILERGRAEEFYEEIINEGIMACGASAIYVLLKIYEEGLHKRKILDMTTSHDVLGNRGIGYVVGYISYVIHE, from the coding sequence ATGAAAGTTAGAGAGCCTGCAGTAAGTGGAAGTTTTTACCCCTCTAAGAAAAAAGAGTTAGAGAATCTTATTAAAAAACTTTTTGATAGTGCTGATGAGATTGATATTAAGATAATATCGGCTGTTTCTCCCCATGCCGGTTATATTTATTCAGGTAGAACGGCATCCTATGTATATAAGAATTTGAAAAATAATTTTAAAAGAGTAATATTAATTGGAAACTCCCATAATTATGCATTTAATTTTGCCTGTTTAGATGAAAGTGAGGCTTGGCTGACTCCATTAGGGGAAATTAAAAAGGATGTTGAGTTTGAAAGAAGGCTTCTTAAACATAAAATCTTCGAATTTAATTCTCATTATCATGAAATTGAGCATTCTTTAGAGGTTCAGGTTCCTTTTTTACAATATAAGCTTGAAGACATGTTAAAAATAGTTCCGATTTTACTTGGAACTTTTAGGAAAGATATTCTTGAAAGGGTTGCAAAGGCTATTAAGGAAGAAAAGGATGATGAGACCCTTATTATTGCAAGTTCGGATTTTTATCATGGTTATTCTTACGAAGAGTGTGTTAGAGTGAATAAAAGGTCTAAAGAAATATTAGAAAGGGGGAGGGCGGAGGAGTTTTACGAAGAGATTATAAATGAGGGGATTATGGCTTGCGGTGCTTCTGCTATCTATGTTCTTTTAAAAATCTACGAGGAAGGTCTTCATAAAAGAAAGATTCTTGACATGACCACTTCACATGATGTTTTAGGGAATAGGGGAATAGGTTATGTTGTAGGATATATTTCTTATGTAATACATGAATAA
- the hslU gene encoding ATP-dependent protease ATPase subunit HslU, with the protein MIEVWEEEKTPFEIVEELNKYIIGQEEAKKAVAIALRNRWRRMRVKGKIKEEIHPFNILMIGPTGVGKTEIARRLAQLTGSPFLKVEATRYTEVGYVGRDVESMVRDLVDVAFNMLRQKKVKEVESKAKEIAENKIVEILSGFQYSSTEYIRENLRRGLYNEREIDIEVKQSPASVVPVMSIGHDTIAQNLQDIMEDLFPKRTVVKRMKVKDALEYLTNEAANKLINLDEIKQEAVRLAQEKGIIFIDEIDKIVGKGEEHGPSVSREGVQRDLLPIVEGTTVRTKYGVVKTDNILFIGAGAFSKSSPQDLIPELQGRFPIRVELHPLGEKEFERILVEPENSLVKQFKALFEAEGYTLEFEPEAIKKIAHYAYLANQKMEDIGARRLQTVMNLVLEEALFRMPYLDRNPYVIDAEYVDKVLSKILKEEDVSKYIL; encoded by the coding sequence ATGATAGAAGTTTGGGAAGAAGAGAAGACTCCCTTTGAAATAGTAGAGGAGCTTAATAAATACATAATTGGTCAGGAAGAGGCAAAGAAAGCTGTAGCAATAGCTTTGAGAAATAGGTGGAGAAGAATGAGAGTAAAGGGAAAGATAAAAGAAGAGATTCATCCATTTAACATTTTGATGATTGGTCCCACTGGAGTTGGAAAAACTGAAATTGCGAGAAGACTTGCTCAACTAACAGGTTCGCCCTTTTTAAAGGTTGAGGCAACACGGTATACAGAAGTTGGCTACGTAGGAAGAGACGTAGAAAGTATGGTAAGAGATCTTGTTGATGTTGCCTTTAACATGTTAAGACAGAAAAAAGTTAAGGAGGTTGAAAGTAAAGCTAAGGAGATAGCAGAGAATAAAATTGTTGAAATTTTATCGGGATTTCAATATTCTTCTACGGAATACATCAGGGAAAATTTAAGAAGGGGGCTTTACAATGAGAGAGAAATTGATATAGAGGTAAAACAATCTCCAGCATCTGTTGTTCCAGTTATGTCTATAGGGCATGATACTATTGCACAGAACTTGCAAGATATAATGGAGGACTTATTCCCAAAGAGAACCGTTGTAAAAAGGATGAAAGTTAAAGATGCCCTTGAGTATCTTACAAATGAGGCGGCAAATAAGCTAATAAATCTCGATGAAATTAAACAGGAAGCCGTGAGGCTAGCCCAAGAAAAGGGAATTATATTCATAGATGAAATTGATAAGATTGTTGGAAAGGGAGAAGAACATGGTCCATCTGTTTCAAGAGAGGGTGTCCAAAGAGATCTTTTACCAATTGTTGAGGGGACCACTGTACGGACAAAGTATGGTGTTGTAAAAACTGACAACATTTTATTTATTGGAGCAGGTGCCTTCAGTAAATCATCACCACAGGATCTAATTCCAGAACTCCAGGGGAGATTTCCAATAAGAGTTGAATTACATCCTCTTGGAGAAAAAGAGTTTGAAAGAATTTTAGTTGAGCCTGAAAATTCGCTGGTAAAGCAATTTAAGGCTTTATTTGAAGCTGAGGGTTATACACTTGAGTTTGAACCAGAGGCTATCAAAAAAATTGCCCACTATGCTTATTTAGCAAATCAGAAAATGGAAGATATAGGTGCAAGGAGACTCCAAACCGTAATGAATCTTGTGCTTGAGGAGGCTCTATTTAGAATGCCCTATCTCGACAGAAATCCCTATGTAATAGACGCCGAATATGTAGATAAAGTTCTCTCAAAGATATTAAAAGAGGAAGATGTGTCAAAATATATCCTATGA
- a CDS encoding zinc ribbon domain-containing protein has translation MSFKDFLENFSEIKTQKGNIPVWWVYTAGLAGEIFYEGLKEGKIKGGVCKGCKSIIIPPRIYCEDCFEKIEKFIDVEGPFLVLSFTEIYFDLDGKPLERPYKVGFMVMPNSKGGIIHFLDPEVEICCGDYVKPIFSEKRVGSIKDIKYFTKYKDK, from the coding sequence ATGTCCTTTAAGGATTTCTTAGAAAACTTTAGTGAAATAAAAACTCAAAAAGGTAATATACCTGTGTGGTGGGTTTATACCGCTGGATTAGCAGGGGAAATCTTTTATGAGGGACTAAAGGAGGGCAAGATAAAGGGTGGGGTTTGCAAAGGATGTAAATCAATAATTATTCCACCAAGAATATATTGTGAAGATTGTTTTGAAAAGATAGAGAAATTTATTGATGTTGAGGGGCCTTTTTTGGTGCTCTCTTTTACAGAGATTTATTTTGATTTAGATGGCAAACCGCTTGAAAGACCCTATAAGGTAGGGTTCATGGTCATGCCTAATTCAAAAGGCGGGATTATTCATTTTCTCGATCCTGAAGTAGAGATATGTTGTGGTGATTATGTTAAACCTATTTTTAGCGAAAAAAGAGTTGGTTCCATAAAAGATATAAAATATTTTACAAAGTATAAAGATAAATGA
- a CDS encoding Zn-ribbon domain-containing OB-fold protein produces the protein MKNLEGTPLDQEGFERSVKIEWKPKIEYEWDCGIAISKFLEGLKKGIILARKCDKCGRVVVPPRMFCELCFRPNDRWVTLSDEGEILTFSVCFVNWDATRREKPEIPAVIWLYGASPNVGILHKIGEAGETLEEILRNIDIGTKVKAVWKKEEEREGAITDILYFKPIK, from the coding sequence ATGAAAAATTTGGAGGGTACCCCACTGGATCAGGAGGGTTTTGAGAGGTCAGTTAAAATAGAGTGGAAACCAAAAATTGAGTACGAGTGGGATTGTGGAATAGCTATAAGTAAGTTCTTAGAGGGTCTTAAAAAGGGCATAATACTCGCTCGAAAATGTGATAAGTGCGGAAGAGTAGTTGTACCTCCCAGAATGTTCTGTGAATTATGTTTTAGACCAAATGACAGATGGGTTACTTTAAGTGATGAAGGCGAGATTCTTACTTTTTCTGTTTGTTTTGTAAATTGGGATGCCACAAGAAGAGAAAAACCTGAAATTCCAGCCGTTATATGGCTTTACGGTGCCTCTCCAAACGTTGGGATTTTACATAAGATAGGAGAGGCAGGAGAAACTCTTGAAGAAATACTTAGAAACATCGACATAGGAACTAAAGTTAAGGCTGTTTGGAAAAAAGAAGAAGAAAGAGAAGGCGCTATAACAGATATTCTATATTTTAAACCGATTAAATAG
- a CDS encoding thiolase domain-containing protein → MARKVGILGVGLTKFMRRAKETGKELAFEAAKMALEEAQMDIKEIDCVVISTAPDAFDGVHMKGDWLSDGAGATKKPFMRSFVGGGSGVFSIIHGWYLVSSGIFDKCLIVAEEKMSSCMPHPQGAFNSIYDQFIERPLGVNLLWIFSLEMMRYMKVHKIPIETIALVAVKNKKNGLDHPCSQKGIAGEYTVEDILNSEIIAYPVHRLMVSPVTDGAAAIVIAAEHEVKKRTDKPIWIEGIGFCLDTSYWTNRDLYYPRYVEYAARMAYDMAGIKDPRKEIHVVEPYDPFAYKELHHLEGLLLADKGEAPKLLEKGFWDRDTEYGIPSSPSGGLLGVGNPIAAAGLMRVIEIYLQLKGEAGKRQVKREAKRGLAQAWGDLMQVGTVVILSK, encoded by the coding sequence ATGGCAAGAAAAGTTGGAATTTTAGGAGTAGGTCTTACAAAATTTATGAGAAGAGCTAAAGAAACTGGTAAAGAGCTAGCTTTTGAAGCGGCAAAGATGGCACTTGAGGAAGCTCAAATGGATATTAAAGAGATAGACTGCGTTGTCATTTCAACTGCCCCTGATGCCTTTGATGGTGTTCACATGAAAGGAGATTGGCTTTCTGATGGAGCAGGAGCCACAAAAAAGCCATTTATGAGATCCTTTGTAGGTGGGGGCTCTGGCGTATTTTCTATAATTCATGGATGGTATCTTGTTTCAAGTGGTATTTTCGATAAGTGTCTCATCGTTGCTGAAGAGAAAATGTCAAGTTGTATGCCTCATCCTCAAGGTGCATTTAACTCTATTTACGATCAATTTATCGAAAGACCCTTGGGTGTTAATTTGCTCTGGATTTTCTCACTGGAAATGATGAGATACATGAAAGTTCATAAGATTCCCATTGAAACAATTGCACTTGTTGCTGTGAAAAATAAAAAGAACGGTTTAGATCACCCGTGCTCTCAAAAGGGTATTGCTGGAGAATACACTGTCGAAGATATTTTAAATTCAGAGATTATAGCATACCCAGTTCATAGACTGATGGTCTCACCTGTAACAGATGGAGCAGCTGCCATTGTAATTGCTGCAGAACACGAAGTTAAAAAAAGAACAGATAAGCCGATATGGATAGAAGGGATCGGCTTTTGTCTTGATACCTCCTACTGGACAAACAGGGATCTTTACTATCCGAGATACGTTGAGTATGCAGCAAGAATGGCTTACGACATGGCAGGAATAAAGGATCCCAGAAAAGAAATACACGTTGTAGAACCTTATGATCCATTCGCATATAAGGAACTTCATCATCTTGAAGGTCTTTTGTTAGCAGACAAAGGAGAAGCTCCCAAGTTATTAGAAAAAGGCTTTTGGGATAGAGATACAGAATATGGAATACCCTCAAGCCCCTCTGGCGGTCTTCTTGGAGTTGGAAATCCTATAGCAGCAGCTGGTCTTATGAGAGTGATTGAAATTTACTTACAACTAAAGGGAGAGGCTGGGAAAAGACAAGTTAAAAGAGAGGCAAAGAGAGGTTTAGCACAGGCATGGGGTGACTTGATGCAAGTTGGAACAGTAGTTATATTATCAAAATAG
- a CDS encoding acetyl-CoA acetyltransferase, protein MDVYIIGIGISLPKKSSAEFSFREMIFEAATKAYKDAGVEPKDVDIFVSVSEDFEEGTSIFDEYVPDQLGAVLKPVHTICADALTGLVSVYSLIKTGYFRIGVLEAHSKLSNVKTHSRVLAMGLDPVYIRPLEVNPYFVAGLEMAMFLESRGYDEKDVAFVVSKNKSNALTFGRSPFGLSIAPEEVLTSEPISRPLKKLDISPNADGACVFVIANEEVARERKKDFIKILGLGFGGFTPNIERWRGDAVYLEVASKKAYSMARIKNPIREIDFAEIDDTFSYKELQHIEALSLSRFGESAELLKEGFYDLDGELPVNTTGGNLGNGNLSLMNGARSLYDAVLQLRGHAGNVQLPNPETALVASWKGLPSASGAVIILKREG, encoded by the coding sequence ATGGACGTCTATATTATAGGAATAGGAATCTCACTACCAAAAAAATCTTCTGCCGAATTTAGCTTTAGAGAAATGATTTTCGAAGCAGCTACAAAGGCCTATAAGGATGCAGGTGTTGAACCTAAAGATGTAGATATTTTCGTCTCTGTATCAGAGGACTTTGAAGAGGGGACGTCAATTTTCGATGAATACGTTCCAGATCAACTTGGTGCTGTTTTAAAACCTGTTCATACTATATGTGCTGACGCCTTAACTGGTCTTGTTTCAGTCTATTCTCTTATAAAAACTGGCTACTTTAGAATTGGTGTTCTTGAGGCACACTCAAAGTTATCTAATGTCAAAACCCATTCACGAGTTTTAGCTATGGGCCTTGACCCTGTTTATATAAGACCCCTTGAAGTAAACCCATACTTTGTTGCTGGTCTTGAAATGGCTATGTTCCTCGAATCAAGAGGCTATGATGAAAAAGATGTAGCTTTTGTTGTATCTAAAAATAAATCTAATGCGCTTACCTTTGGTAGAAGTCCCTTTGGACTTTCTATAGCTCCAGAAGAGGTCTTAACTTCAGAACCTATTTCTAGGCCACTTAAAAAGCTTGATATTTCCCCAAACGCTGATGGTGCCTGTGTCTTCGTTATCGCAAATGAGGAAGTGGCAAGAGAAAGAAAAAAAGATTTTATAAAAATTTTAGGTTTAGGATTTGGGGGATTTACACCAAACATAGAGAGGTGGAGAGGTGATGCGGTGTATTTAGAAGTAGCCTCAAAAAAAGCATATTCAATGGCTCGTATTAAAAATCCTATAAGAGAAATTGACTTCGCTGAAATAGATGATACCTTCTCTTATAAGGAACTTCAACATATTGAGGCTCTTTCTCTATCAAGGTTTGGCGAATCTGCTGAACTTTTAAAAGAAGGATTTTATGATTTAGATGGAGAGCTACCAGTTAATACAACAGGAGGCAATTTAGGAAATGGCAACTTATCACTAATGAACGGTGCAAGGTCTCTTTATGACGCGGTTTTACAGCTTCGTGGACATGCAGGAAATGTACAACTTCCAAATCCAGAAACAGCCCTTGTTGCATCTTGGAAGGGATTGCCTTCAGCAAGTGGAGCAGTAATTATCTTAAAAAGGGAGGGCTAA
- a CDS encoding ComF family protein, which yields MLREIIEFFLPPLCMTCDNLKDGEFFCKDCLTEILRSRIFPPFCKKCGRNLKKHKCSVKLNYIDEVFAIFNYTEKVRDLIENYKFKRYTNLANFFAPFVLEHLEKIVPEFDIITFVPLHPSRERERGFNQNEIILDKLSKQIKTKYKKDILIRIKPTKSQAKIEVLEKRRKNVENAFRVLLSEEIKDKRILILDDVFTTGSTIEECAKVLKQKGASKVYALCIATSS from the coding sequence ATGTTAAGGGAAATTATTGAATTTTTTCTACCGCCCCTGTGTATGACCTGTGATAATTTAAAGGACGGAGAATTCTTCTGTAAAGATTGTTTAACAGAAATTTTAAGATCCCGTATCTTCCCACCTTTTTGTAAAAAATGTGGAAGAAATCTAAAGAAACATAAATGTTCAGTAAAACTAAACTATATTGATGAAGTCTTTGCAATTTTTAACTACACAGAAAAAGTTAGAGATTTGATTGAAAATTATAAATTCAAAAGATACACAAACTTAGCTAATTTCTTTGCTCCCTTTGTATTAGAACACTTAGAAAAAATTGTTCCAGAATTTGATATTATAACTTTTGTCCCTCTTCACCCATCGCGAGAAAGAGAAAGAGGCTTCAATCAGAATGAAATTATTCTGGATAAATTAAGTAAGCAAATAAAAACTAAATATAAAAAGGACATTTTGATTAGAATAAAACCAACAAAATCACAAGCTAAAATAGAAGTCTTAGAAAAAAGAAGAAAAAACGTTGAAAATGCCTTCAGAGTTTTGCTAAGCGAAGAAATTAAAGATAAAAGAATATTGATCCTTGACGACGTCTTCACAACAGGCTCTACTATTGAAGAATGCGCTAAAGTTTTAAAACAAAAGGGAGCCTCTAAGGTTTACGCACTCTGCATTGCCACTAGTTCTTAA
- a CDS encoding (Fe-S)-binding protein, translating to MRENIFIYPSCIGSVLYKDLIPLLKKFLTNKGFYVSIIDKPFCCGQVFYNTGNFKEAYKSLFQIYKHFKKKEVVILSGSCLEFIVKYIPRILGKEINFNITEITEFFIKKKLIDFLPEYHRSCHFKTLKNEKLEFFSCCGFGGVFSSIYPHISEKILKIKFRENKEI from the coding sequence ATGAGAGAAAATATTTTTATTTACCCATCATGTATAGGCTCTGTTTTATATAAAGATTTAATTCCACTACTCAAAAAATTTTTGACTAATAAGGGATTTTATGTTTCTATCATAGATAAGCCTTTTTGCTGTGGTCAAGTTTTTTACAATACAGGCAATTTTAAAGAGGCTTATAAGTCACTCTTTCAAATTTATAAACATTTTAAGAAAAAGGAAGTTGTGATACTGTCGGGTTCCTGCCTTGAATTTATAGTGAAGTATATCCCTAGGATTTTAGGCAAGGAAATAAATTTTAACATAACTGAAATTACCGAATTTTTTATCAAGAAAAAACTTATTGACTTTTTACCGGAGTATCATAGATCTTGTCATTTTAAGACACTCAAAAATGAAAAACTAGAGTTTTTTAGCTGCTGCGGATTTGGTGGTGTCTTTTCAAGCATATATCCTCATATCTCAGAAAAAATTTTAAAAATTAAATTTAGAGAAAATAAAGAGATT
- a CDS encoding LUD domain-containing protein, whose protein sequence is KVFVVNSPEEARHLIKAILEKEKAKKIVSSKSMTSEEIELKFYLRKWGYEFNETDLGEWICDLASLRPKHIVAPAITFSRFDVKKLFEEKFNIKLSEEIEELTKFAREKLEKIFLEADAGLTGANFVFAEEGIISVFENEGNFGKTFYFPKTAITLFGIEKFIDSIKNFPPFLRLLPRSATGQRMTSFVHLLSNKIGNWYIIILLGKRKEIAENDDFREVLFCIRCGACMNVCPVYGVNEAEGYKGPYKGPIGILLNSVLYNFYSNAFYSTLCGACDQVCPVNIRISELIRKLRKKKSLPLKVKMFNKFYAKLQSYPRVLRVIGSYVPLNLLLYFLKSKELPDFHGDDTSEEPHVVDKGKEKMGFGELWKEHGGKFGEKGKKFRALYAIEETGSLVLNLEDYRDFFSEKEVCFELKKENILGNFEEFFSKDLNLDNNYLFVSGPSRTADIEKKLIIGVHGPWETYINLT, encoded by the coding sequence TTAAAGTTTTCGTAGTGAATTCGCCTGAAGAAGCGCGGCATTTAATAAAGGCTATATTAGAAAAAGAAAAAGCAAAGAAAATTGTTTCATCTAAATCAATGACTTCTGAAGAAATAGAGTTAAAGTTTTATTTAAGAAAATGGGGCTATGAGTTTAATGAGACAGATCTTGGTGAATGGATTTGTGATCTTGCCTCTTTGAGACCTAAACACATTGTAGCACCTGCAATAACTTTTTCTAGGTTTGATGTAAAAAAGTTGTTTGAAGAAAAGTTTAATATTAAACTTTCTGAAGAAATTGAAGAACTTACAAAGTTTGCAAGGGAAAAATTAGAAAAGATCTTTCTTGAGGCTGATGCTGGATTAACAGGTGCAAATTTTGTATTTGCAGAGGAGGGAATTATTAGCGTTTTTGAAAATGAGGGAAATTTTGGAAAAACCTTTTATTTTCCTAAAACAGCAATTACTCTCTTTGGAATTGAAAAATTTATTGATAGCATTAAAAATTTTCCTCCATTTTTAAGACTTTTACCAAGAAGCGCTACAGGTCAGAGAATGACATCCTTTGTTCATCTTCTTTCAAATAAAATTGGGAATTGGTACATCATTATACTTCTCGGAAAAAGAAAAGAAATAGCTGAAAATGATGATTTTAGGGAAGTACTCTTCTGTATAAGATGTGGAGCCTGTATGAATGTGTGTCCAGTTTATGGAGTAAATGAAGCAGAAGGATATAAGGGTCCTTATAAGGGGCCAATTGGAATACTTCTTAATTCAGTTTTATACAACTTCTATTCAAATGCTTTTTACTCGACATTATGTGGGGCCTGTGATCAGGTTTGTCCTGTTAACATAAGAATTTCTGAGTTAATAAGAAAGCTAAGAAAAAAGAAAAGTTTACCACTTAAAGTAAAAATGTTTAATAAATTTTACGCGAAATTACAATCTTATCCAAGAGTACTAAGAGTTATTGGAAGTTATGTACCTTTAAATTTACTGCTTTATTTTTTGAAAAGTAAGGAGTTACCAGACTTTCATGGTGATGATACATCTGAAGAGCCACACGTTGTAGACAAAGGAAAAGAAAAAATGGGCTTTGGAGAGTTATGGAAAGAGCACGGTGGAAAATTTGGAGAAAAGGGGAAAAAGTTTAGAGCCCTTTACGCTATTGAGGAAACAGGATCATTAGTTCTCAATTTAGAAGATTATAGAGATTTTTTTAGTGAAAAAGAGGTTTGCTTTGAGTTAAAAAAAGAGAATATATTAGGAAATTTTGAAGAGTTTTTCAGTAAGGATTTAAATTTAGATAACAATTATCTTTTTGTCTCAGGGCCATCGAGAACAGCAGACATAGAGAAAAAACTTATAATAGGTGTCCATGGGCCTTGGGAAACCTATATAAATTTAACTTGA
- a CDS encoding TonB-dependent receptor yields the protein MMSLMLLVLFLQFEEMTLEELLKVDIYALKIPVQVKNIPAEVVVIEREEIEKLKFRDLPSLIAFLAGFYLVDDRTFKEISLRGIASGMRNYTRTVKVLLNGFPIDFKHDGCNFIGEEFIPIETIERIEIVKGPSSSIYGKDALLGVINIITKKELKGFKAEYSPFYRDLRAFYNTYNYEYSFSFSERREKDLSLYKTSPIYERFENKKVSDKLNRNYCFYRGVNSRFMNFDIKSYILAQKIKKALLFTDYSILEENSLLSLVNSKFFIGVSRKLKNLAINTNFLYSLGFNLNDEKIEIGVPTFYKQRNFSFNTYEGNFEISSNFDHLFMLLGYDYSFEFHDLIDVYTVERETGNKILDRRFLPSPQGDTLIKNFGVYSSLLIKLFKEKIYSNISFRIDENSLTKTQRSYRLGFSYLPLSNLYLKFDYGKSFRAPTVSFLFSRPINEIEDIVPNPNLKGEDSKIFESSLGYLKGNTYLTLSFYYTKMDNKIEFVPKGVNFEPKNLLEATGFGYEIKIKTKIFGFDLLTSFYSSFIKFKGDTLCLPSFPQYMSFSYIAKKLKFIEILVLFRYISKVRSSLSNERINLLPYFIPHHYVFDVNFVFFNKINLMINNLFDYRYGYPGYRGVDIPGKGREISIRVQFP from the coding sequence ATGATGAGTTTAATGCTTTTGGTACTTTTCCTTCAGTTTGAGGAGATGACCCTTGAGGAGCTTTTAAAAGTTGATATATATGCCTTAAAGATTCCTGTTCAGGTAAAAAATATTCCAGCTGAAGTGGTAGTAATTGAGAGGGAAGAAATAGAAAAACTGAAATTTAGAGATTTACCTAGTCTTATAGCTTTTTTGGCTGGTTTTTACCTAGTTGATGATAGAACTTTTAAAGAGATCTCCCTAAGAGGTATTGCAAGTGGTATGAGAAATTACACTAGAACCGTTAAAGTTCTTCTAAATGGTTTTCCTATTGACTTTAAACATGATGGATGTAACTTTATCGGGGAAGAATTTATTCCAATAGAAACTATTGAAAGAATTGAGATAGTTAAAGGTCCTTCCTCTTCAATTTACGGTAAAGATGCTTTACTTGGTGTAATAAATATAATAACAAAGAAAGAGTTGAAAGGTTTTAAAGCTGAGTATTCACCCTTTTACAGGGATTTAAGAGCTTTCTATAATACCTATAATTATGAATATTCTTTCTCCTTTTCTGAAAGAAGAGAAAAAGACTTAAGTCTTTATAAAACTTCGCCAATTTATGAGAGATTTGAAAATAAGAAGGTTTCAGATAAATTAAATCGAAATTACTGCTTTTACCGCGGGGTTAATTCGAGATTTATGAATTTTGATATTAAAAGTTACATACTTGCACAAAAAATAAAGAAAGCTCTTTTGTTTACAGATTACTCAATATTAGAGGAAAATTCTCTTCTTTCACTTGTAAATTCAAAATTTTTTATAGGCGTTTCTCGAAAATTAAAGAATCTTGCTATAAACACAAATTTTCTTTATTCTTTAGGTTTTAATCTAAATGATGAAAAAATTGAAATAGGAGTTCCTACCTTTTATAAGCAGAGAAATTTCTCCTTTAATACATATGAAGGGAATTTTGAAATAAGTTCTAATTTTGATCATTTATTTATGCTCTTAGGTTATGATTATAGTTTTGAGTTTCATGATCTCATTGATGTTTATACAGTTGAGAGAGAGACAGGGAATAAAATTCTTGACAGGAGATTTTTACCATCACCTCAAGGAGACACTTTAATAAAAAATTTTGGAGTTTATTCGTCCTTACTAATTAAGTTATTTAAAGAAAAAATTTATTCAAACATAAGTTTTAGAATTGATGAAAATTCACTAACAAAAACTCAACGTTCATATAGGCTCGGTTTTTCCTATCTTCCTTTATCAAATTTATATCTTAAGTTTGACTATGGGAAATCTTTCAGAGCACCAACTGTTTCTTTTTTATTTTCAAGACCAATTAATGAAATAGAAGATATTGTCCCAAATCCAAATCTAAAAGGAGAAGATTCAAAAATTTTTGAATCTTCATTAGGGTATTTAAAAGGAAATACATATCTTACCCTTTCATTTTACTATACTAAAATGGATAACAAAATTGAATTTGTACCAAAAGGTGTTAACTTTGAACCCAAAAATCTTTTGGAAGCCACTGGATTTGGGTATGAAATTAAAATAAAAACGAAAATATTCGGTTTTGATCTTCTAACTTCTTTTTATAGTTCCTTCATTAAGTTTAAGGGAGATACACTTTGTTTACCGTCCTTTCCCCAATATATGAGTTTTTCCTACATAGCAAAAAAATTAAAATTCATAGAAATTTTAGTTCTATTTAGATACATATCAAAAGTTAGATCTTCTCTTTCAAATGAAAGAATAAATCTATTGCCCTATTTCATACCCCATCACTATGTCTTTGATGTTAATTTCGTATTCTTTAATAAAATAAACTTGATGATTAATAACCTATTTGATTACAGATATGGGTATCCCGGGTATAGGGGAGTTGATATACCTGGTAAAGGAAGAGAGATAAGTATTAGGGTTCAATTCCCATAA